CAGAGGAAAGAACTAAGGCCagaaagagaatgaggaggaCTCCATGTCACGGAGTTCAATTGGCACAGAGCTGGGCTCCTGCCTCCCCGGCCCGTGGGACAGAAGGCCGAGAGACCACGGCTGGCCACTCGTGGTCCCCCTTCCTGGGCTGGCTTGTCACgtgctttttatcttttctgcACAAATGGTTCTGGGTTGCCAGGAGGCTTTTTGTAATCCCCCCTCCCCTCGATTCCCCTGCAAGCTTTGCAGTTTTTAAGCTGACTTCTCAAGCTTTTCCTGtccttccctcctcacctcccccCAAGGTTGAAGATATGCACCTAGTCTATGGCAGCGGGTGTTACCGCAACGCGAATGGAGTGCACGCGTCAGAACCCACGCTGGACAGCAGGAGGAGGAACTCCACGGTGGAGGTGACGTTTGCAGCCGAGTTTGAGCGCTCCAGACCGGAAGCCCACCCGACACTTGTGCACCAGTCCCAGAACAGCTCcacatttcctttcatttacCCCCAGCCTGACTTTCACGCTGACCCTGAGCCCGATGACTTCTACAGGCAGAAGAGTCCCCTCAACTCCTTCCAGATCAGCTCCAAGTTCGCCGAAGGAAACATGAGCACGTCCTTTGGGAGCATGAGAGGGGTGGCCCCCCCAAGGCAGCAGCTGACCTACACGGATCTGCCTTACGTTCCCAGTGTTAGCCAGCAGGTTGACATTGCCCCtccccaagtctttttttatGTGGACCAGCCACCCCAGGTGCCCAGGCGCTCTCCGGCCATGGCCGCTTTAGGAAAGGCGGCCAAAAGAAGCCCCCGGGTTGCCAGAAGGGAGACCTTTCAGCGTGATTTTCAGGAAGTGGAAGAAGCCCTAGCCAGGACTAGCAGTGGGGACACCCCCACTGTGGGTATGGAAGATGATGACGGGACTCTGGAAGAAAATGCCTTTGAGTACAGGGCTCAAGAGCAAATCCCTAAACGGTCTCATAGCCATTCTGACATGAAAACCATCCGTTTTCCTTTTGGGTCTGAGTTCCAGCCTCTAGGGCCCTGCCCTGCTCTAAGTCGAAAAGCCGATTTCTTCACCTACATGTTTGCCCGGCAGGAGTTCCCAGAGGTCTTGAGGAGTCAGAGCGCGGCCGAACAATATTTAGGTAGCGAATCCAGCGACTCGGAACCGGAGATGCTTCACCCAGACTACTACGCTTTGTATGACAAGACGGTGAGATCCCCCATGGCCAGAATCCGTCTGTCTTCAGGTAGTCTCCAACTGGATGAAGCAGAAGAGGAGGCTTCTTTTGCTACACCTGCCACTGACTCGAGCAGGACTGCGCTGAAAGCACGCAATTATTTTTTAGCGTAAGTGGTACACGTACACTCTGTCTTACAAATACTGTTCTTTCTGGCAAATTATTTTCAACCTTCTTCCTCCTTGCAAAGCAACCTGGGTCCCCAGTGGAGCTATTGCTCCTgcccctcccctccttctctctgttgccgctgggggagaaagaaagggattttaaagGTAGGGGAGAGATTCATGTGTTCTGCCATCCCTAGCTTCAACttgataatactttttttttttttttttttttttttgggggggggggagggaaggtgcCTAGAGTATCATTTTAAATGGAGGTTGAGTTCTGTCATGTTGTTGGCCCCATCATTCTACCTTAGGGTTAGTATCTGACACTGGTGAACATGGCTTCCTCAAGAGGTAGGTGTTGATTTGGGTTGCTGCCCATTAGCAGCAGAAGCAGCAGGATGACTCTCTTTTTGAGAGATTCTCCCCTTGTCTTAAAAAGAGGTTTCTGCTCGAGACTCTTTGTTCCTCCAGTGAAgtgtctttctcagtttccctttcaGTAAGCTTACTGTGCGTTTATCACCTCTCTCTCACCTTGTAACTCCTCTACTGTCATCTGGATCTCTCCACGTAAAGCCCATTCCAAGAAGCTCCACTATGTGCTCCACTGTTAAGTGTCTGGTTGCAGTTTGGCAGCCAGAGACTCTGGAGGAGAGACAGGTAATCGTTCCCCGCCACAAACACGAACAGTACAAGTCACGGAAGTTTAcggaattaaaatatttatttttgtaacctCCCCAACAGGGTGAAGGAACATACACTTTAAATAGTAAGACTTCATTAACTACACTGATAACGCACGTTACTAGTTGAACTTTGTAAAGCTTCAGATAACTGTGTTTATATGACTTGTTtgcttatacaaaaatattttaatccagAACACTCTTGTTTTCAAAAATGACCTCCAGACTTATAGATAGAAATTGTAAGTAATTGAGTTTCAGTTACACAGCAGGTGAAAATCTTAACAGAATCATTTCTTGAACACAAaaacaaggaatgaaaaatattgttttatacaCTGTAGGCACCATTGAAAAGAACTTATCCTTGGTATACAGAAGAACACTGCACTTTCCCACTCTCGGGTGTCTCGGATCAAAAAAAAGAAGCCAGTGGCCACTTTGACTCCCCAGACCTTCAcaccttccttcttcttctattTGGCAGATAGGATATGCAGGTTCTTAACAAGACTTGTGCAAAAACAAGATTGTGCAGATCCAAATGATACAAGAAACACAGaacctttataaaaaataaatgtacaccAACAATCCCACAAGTACTGAAATTCAGCATAATATACATACTGGATCCGTAAGTaccataaatacaaaaaaaagaaaaagcaattgtATCACCTTACCTATTTTTTGGGAGGGGAAAAAGTACTCTACTCCACTGGAGACTACTTGGGGGAAAGAATACCTCTAACTCAGTTATTTGCATACTAACAggaaatatatattcaaaataccCTTTCTGAAATTATGAACAAATGATGGTCATGGACAGATTGAGAAAACAAACATTTCACGAGCCACCTTATTaacccccatacacacacacacacacaaataatgcTGGTGGGACTTCTGCTCATCTACCCGCTGTCGCTGCTGGGGAGGAAGCTCCCCCTGAACCTAAGCTTTGGGAACATTGTAGGGAGATGGACAAGCCTGCGTTTCCAACGGTATGGTAAAAACCTTCCCTGGCTAAGCGGTATTGCTCTTAAGTTTCTAGCTGTGATGGACGATAAGACTTAAAACATGACTCGAAAAAGCCTGTTCTACGAAAGATGATGTTTGTTGATGTGGCTACATGGAGCAGCTGCAAACTACCTTACTACATTATTGCTCTCAAATGAGGGGGAGTGGGGAATCGGTGAGTCGTTTGTCCTGGTCCAGAAACAGAATGGGGTACGCGAGGACAAGTGCACCTTTTCATGCTTTGCCTTTCCTGGTGCTACGCAGGTGAGCGCTGCCTAGAACCGTCTCCCTGCCGAGACGGTTAGATTGTTTGTctctggggggtggggaggagaggaggagctgGTTTGGGAAACTTCTTGGGGATGACTGATAAGTTTCACTCATAGTTGCTATGACAGACCTGTATGTTTCAGCAGTGTGCGGTTAACCAAAGAGCAAAATCCTACTATTAACTTGCGCatcctattaaaaataattatgatgcCTAAAAGCAAAACTAGAGCTCGACATTTACCAGAATAAACATAGATGATACTATGATATTAAAACCTCTTTACAAAATCATCTCCTGAAAATATAAAACCATATACGCCCTCACAAAATAGTTGAGTAGGTGCTTCCAAATCCTTCACCATCACTATGCTGCAAAGATCCAAAAGGCACATGGGAGCTCATGAGCTAATAAGTAAGCACTGCCAAGCTTGAAGTTGTCTGGGTGGATTTCAATGGAGCTGGATGTAACTGAAGTCAATAATGGGAAGTTTCTTAGGATGAGTCATTAACGGAAAACCtatgaatttaaaacaaaaaacaattaaaaacaaaaattggagTCTGTGTTACCAATTAATTGATTCTACAAGctgctaaaatttttttaatctgatggGTTGTAGAAATCAATGTTAAAGCTACGGTTATTTGCCAATAACACACAGGGTACCCAGGATCACACTCCACTTCTAGGGGAGGCAGCAGTCTCCATTTTGATTCATACCTCCTGGATTTAAAGTGTTCCTTCTGGTTAGAATTTTAGTTGTGGAGATGGTCAACAACTGTTTGTAAAATGCTAGCTAAAAATCATTTCTTGGTTGGGAAGGAAATTGTGACTGTGTTTGTGACCAATTAGTCTGCTAGAGCCAAGGAATCAAACTGGAGGAAGAAGACAAGAGTTTTTCAAGAGTGACTTGAAGGTAAAGTTGTTATTTGTAGACAAGAAAGAGCTTACCCAGGAAACTTACTTTTGAAACTTCTCAATTAATTTCTTCACCATCTTATCCGTAATTCCAGGACAGGCAGTTTCCGCCACTGCCATACTCTTTTCAAGCTCTTCGATCGCTTTTGTTCTGCTTGCATTACTTGTGTCTTGCTCTTTCAACTAAACAGCAGAGACCAATGATACTGTCAGGTTCAAAAGAATCTTGCAAAGAGCACACCATAGAGAATGAAACAGTACTTACTTCAGCAAATACGGGTGTGATTATTGTAGACAAGCAGCTCAGTGTTTTGGCAAGATCTTGTTCCTTTAACATAAAGATCAAA
This is a stretch of genomic DNA from Sminthopsis crassicaudata isolate SCR6 chromosome X, ASM4859323v1, whole genome shotgun sequence. It encodes these proteins:
- the FRMD7 gene encoding FERM domain-containing protein 7 isoform X7, which encodes MVKFFPVDPGHLRDELTRYLFALQIKKDLAQGRLPCSDNCTALLVSHILQAELGDFHEETDRKHLEQNRYLPNQAGLDSKILHFHQRHIGKSPAESDIQLLDIARKLEMYGIRPHPASDGEGTQIHLAVAHMGVLVLRGNTKINTFNWAKIRKLSFKRKHFLIKLHANISVLYKDTLEFTMANRDACKAFWKMCVEYHAFFRLSEEPKSRPKTFFCSKGSSFRYSGRTQRQLLEYGKKGRLKSLPFERKHYPPRYHERQCRSSPDLLSDVAKQVEDMHLVYGSGCYRNANGVHASEPTLDSRRRNSTVEVTFAAEFERSRPEAHPTLVHQSQNSSTFPFIYPQPDFHADPEPDDFYRQKSPLNSFQISSKFAEGNMSTSFGSMRGVAPPRQQLTYTDLPYVPSVSQQVDIAPPQVFFYVDQPPQVPRRSPAMAALGKAAKRSPRVARRETFQRDFQEVEEALARTSSGDTPTVGMEDDDGTLEENAFEYRAQEQIPKRSHSHSDMKTIRFPFGSEFQPLGPCPALSRKADFFTYMFARQEFPEVLRSQSAAEQYLGSESSDSEPEMLHPDYYALYDKTVRSPMARIRLSSGSLQLDEAEEEASFATPATDSSRTALKARNYFLA
- the FRMD7 gene encoding FERM domain-containing protein 7 isoform X6, coding for MQKSSGKALFNLSCCHLNLAEKEYFGLEFRSQSGNNVWLELLKPITKQVKNPKEILFKFMVKFFPVDPGHLRDELTRYLFALQIKKDLAQGRLPCSDNCTALLVSHILQAELGDFHEETDRKHLEQNRYLPNQAGLDSKILHFHQRHIGKSPAESDIQLLDIARKLEMYGIRPHPASDGEGTQIHLAVAHMGVLVLRGNTKINTFNWAKIRKLSFKRKHFLIKLHANISVLYKDTLEFTMANRDACKAFWKMCVEYHAFFRLSEEPKSRPKTFFCSKGSSFRYSGRTQRQLLEYGKKGRLKSLPFERKHYPPRYHERQCRSSPDLLSDVAKQVEDMHLVYGSGCYRNANGVHASEPTLDSRRRNSTVEVTFAAEFERSRPEAHPTLVHQSQNSSTFPFIYPQPDFHADPEPDDFYRQKSPLNSFQISSKFAEGNMSTSFGSMRGVAPPRQQLTYTDLPYVPSVSQQVDIAPPQVFFYVDQPPQVPRRSPAMAALGKAAKRSPRVARRETFQRDFQEVEEALARTSSGDTPTVGMEDDDGTLEENAFEYRAQEQIPKRSHSHSDMKTIRFPFGSEFQPLGPCPALSRKADFFTYMFARQEFPEVLRSQSAAEQYLGSESSDSEPEMLHPDYYALYDKTVRSPMARIRLSSGSLQLDEAEEEASFATPATDSSRTALKARNYFLA
- the FRMD7 gene encoding FERM domain-containing protein 7 isoform X5; translated protein: MEATIMIPTAPLTSPVLFMQKSSGKALFNLSCCHLNLAEKEYFGLEFRSQSGNNVWLELLKPITKQVKNPKEILFKFMVKFFPVDPGHLRDELTRYLFALQIKKDLAQGRLPCSDNCTALLVSHILQAELGDFHEETDRKHLEQNRYLPNQAGLDSKILHFHQRHIGKSPAESDIQLLDIARKLEMYGIRPHPASDGEGTQIHLAVAHMGVLVLRGNTKINTFNWAKIRKLSFKRKHFLIKLHANISVLYKDTLEFTMANRDACKAFWKMCVEYHAFFRLSEEPKSRPKTFFCSKGSSFRYSGRTQRQLLEYGKKGRLKSLPFERKHYPPRYHERQCRSSPDLLSDVAKQVEDMHLVYGSGCYRNANGVHASEPTLDSRRRNSTVEVTFAAEFERSRPEAHPTLVHQSQNSSTFPFIYPQPDFHADPEPDDFYRQKSPLNSFQISSKFAEGNMSTSFGSMRGVAPPRQQLTYTDLPYVPSVSQQVDIAPPQVFFYVDQPPQVPRRSPAMAALGKAAKRSPRVARRETFQRDFQEVEEALARTSSGDTPTVGMEDDDGTLEENAFEYRAQEQIPKRSHSHSDMKTIRFPFGSEFQPLGPCPALSRKADFFTYMFARQEFPEVLRSQSAAEQYLGSESSDSEPEMLHPDYYALYDKTVRSPMARIRLSSGSLQLDEAEEEASFATPATDSSRTALKARNYFLA
- the FRMD7 gene encoding FERM domain-containing protein 7 isoform X4 codes for the protein MLHLRVQFLDDSQKIFMVDQKSSGKALFNLSCCHLNLAEKEYFGLEFRSQSGNNVWLELLKPITKQVKNPKEILFKFMVKFFPVDPGHLRDELTRYLFALQIKKDLAQGRLPCSDNCTALLVSHILQAELGDFHEETDRKHLEQNRYLPNQAGLDSKILHFHQRHIGKSPAESDIQLLDIARKLEMYGIRPHPASDGEGTQIHLAVAHMGVLVLRGNTKINTFNWAKIRKLSFKRKHFLIKLHANISVLYKDTLEFTMANRDACKAFWKMCVEYHAFFRLSEEPKSRPKTFFCSKGSSFRYSGRTQRQLLEYGKKGRLKSLPFERKHYPPRYHERQCRSSPDLLSDVAKQVEDMHLVYGSGCYRNANGVHASEPTLDSRRRNSTVEVTFAAEFERSRPEAHPTLVHQSQNSSTFPFIYPQPDFHADPEPDDFYRQKSPLNSFQISSKFAEGNMSTSFGSMRGVAPPRQQLTYTDLPYVPSVSQQVDIAPPQVFFYVDQPPQVPRRSPAMAALGKAAKRSPRVARRETFQRDFQEVEEALARTSSGDTPTVGMEDDDGTLEENAFEYRAQEQIPKRSHSHSDMKTIRFPFGSEFQPLGPCPALSRKADFFTYMFARQEFPEVLRSQSAAEQYLGSESSDSEPEMLHPDYYALYDKTVRSPMARIRLSSGSLQLDEAEEEASFATPATDSSRTALKARNYFLA